A region of the Halorussus salilacus genome:
GGCAACCATTCCGGTTGATCCTGCCGGAGGCCATTGCTATCGGAGTCCGATTTAGCCATGCTAGTCGCACGAGTTCACACTCGTGGCGGAAAGCTCAGTAACACGTGGCCAAACTGCCCTCTGGATCAAGATAACCTCGGGAAACTGAGGCTAATCTTGAATACGGCTCTCACTCTGGAGTGAGGAGAGCCCGAAACGCTACGGCGCCAGAGGATGTGGCTGCGGCCGATTAGGTAGACGGTGGGGTAACGGCCCACCGTGCCGATAATCGGTACGGGTTGTGAGAGCAAGAGCCCGGAGACGGAATCTGAGACAAGATTCCGGGCCCTACGGGGCGCAGCAGGCGCGAAACCTTTACACTGCACGACAGTGCGATAAGGGGACTCCGAGTGCGAGGGCATATAGTCCTCGCTTTTGTACACCGTAAGGTGGTGTACGAATAAGGACTGGGCAAGACCGGTGCCAGCCGCCGCGGTAATACCGGCAGTCCGAGTGATGGCCGCTATTATTGGGCCTAAAGCGTCCGTAGCCGGCCAGACAGGTCCGTCGGGAAATCTGCTCGCTCAACGAGCAGGCGTCCGGCGGAAACCAGCTGGCTTGGGGCCGGAAGACTCGAGGGGTACGTCCGGGGTAGGAGTGAAATCCCGTAATCCTGGACGGACCACCGGTGGCGAAAGCGCCTCGAGAAGACGGACCCGACGGTGAGGGACGAAAGCTAGGGTCACGAACCGGATTAGATACCCGGGTAGTCCTAGCTGTAAACGATGCTCGCTAAGTATGGCGTAGACTACGAGTCTACGCTGTGCTGCAGTGAAGACGTCAAGCGAGCCGCCTGGGAAGTACGTCCGCAAGGATGAAACTTAAAGGAATTGGCGGGGGAGCACTACAACCGGAGGAGCCTGCGGTTTAATTGGACTCAACGCCGGACATCTCACCAGCTCCGACTGCAGTAATGATTGCCAGGTTGATGACCTTGCATGACGCTGCAGAGAGGAGGTGCATGGCCGCCGTCAGCTCGTACCGTGAGGCATCCTGTTAAGTCAGGCAACGAGCGAGACCCGCATCCCTAATTGCCAGCAGTACCCTTGTGGTAGCTGGGTACATTAGGGAGACTGCCACGGCCAACGTGGAGGAAGGAACGGGCAACGGTAGGTCAGCATGCCCCGAATGAGCTGGGCTACACGCGGGCTACAATGGCCGGGACAACGGGTGGCAACGCAGAAATGCGGCGCTAATCTCTTAAACCCGGTCGTAGTTCGGATTGAGGACTGAAACTCGTCCTCATGAAGCTGGATTCGGTAGTAATCGCGCTTCAGAAGAGCGCGGTGAATACGTCCCTGCTCCTTGCACACACCGCCCGTCAAAGCACCCGAGTGAGGTCCGGATGAGGCCGGGAAACCCCGGTCGAATCTGGGCTTCGCAAGGGGCTTAAGTCGTAACAAGGTAGCCGTAGGGGAATCTGCGGCTGGATCACCTCCTAACGCACGGGACCACCCACACCGGGTGGCCCACACCCGTCCGTCTTCGCGACGGACACGGAGGGTCCTCGACGATGCTGTCGTGGTGCCGACCGGGCACCTTCGAACTACCAGGGCTCAGACCTAGCTCGTGGGAGCGCCTCCATCTCCGGAGGTTCTAGGTTCGACTCCTAGTAGGTCCTTACTCCGGGTTAATCCCGAACCGTGACCCTTATACGTGGTCCGGCGTTACGGATTAATCCGAAGACCGATGCACTACTCCGTGAAAGCGCGAGTAGGAAGGGTTCGATGCACGCTCTCGCGACCACCGAGACGTGGCGATGACGACCGTGTGTACGTGCAATCCAGGCGTCCACTGGACTCGATTTCATCGGGTCACAGTGACATTATCCACAACAACGTGGCTACTGTGCCGCCTGGTGGATGGCTCGGCTCGAGCGCCGACGACGGACGTGCCAAGCTGCGATAAGCCTATGGGAGCCGCACGGAGGCAAAGAACATAGGATCTCCGAATGGGAATCCCCACCGCAATTGCTTCGCGCAATGGGGAACGTCGGGAATTGAAACATCTCAGTACCGACAGGAAAAGAAACCGAACGGGATGTCGTCAGTAACCGCGAGTGAACGCGACACAGTCCAAACCGAAGCCCACACGGGCAATGTGGTGTTCGGACTGACCCTCAGCAGTCGAACCACTCTCTGAAGTCTTCTGGAACGGAGCGCGATACAGGGTGAAAGCCCCGTAAGAGAGTGAAGTACGCTGTGCGTCAGCTCCAGAGTAGCGGGGATTGGAACTTCCTCGTGAATACCGCCAGCATTGATGGCGAAGACTAAACACGTCTCGAGACCGATAGCGAACAAGTAGCGTGAGCGAACGCTGAAAAGCACCCCACAAAGGGAGGTGCAACAGGGCCTGAAATCAGGTGGCGATAGAGCGATGGGGCACAAAAGGTCCCGTGACAAACGACCGAGGCGCAAGCCTCCAGTAGGACTCACGGGAAGCCGGTGTTCCATCGTACGTTTTGAAAAACGAGCCAGGGAGTGTATCAGTTCGGCGAGTCTAACCCGAGCATCGGGGAAGGCACAGGGAAACCGACATGGCCGCAGCCGTCAGGCGAGGGCCGCCGTGTTCAAGCGCGGGGAGTCGAACCGATACGACCCGAAACCGGATGATCTATGCGCGGGCAAGGCGAAGCGTGGCGAAAGCCACGTGGAGGCCTGCTAGAGTTGGTGTCCTACAATACCCTCTCGTGACCTGCGTATAGGGGTGAAAGGCCCATCGAATCCGGCAACAGCTGGTTCCAGTCGAAACATGTCGAAGCATGACCTCTGCTGAGGTAGTCCGTGAGGTAGAGCGACCGATTGCGGGCGTCGACTCCGAGAGGAGTCGACCCCGCTGTCAAACTCCAAACTTACGGACGCCGCTGACGCAGGGAATCCGGTGTGCGGGGTAAGCCTGTGCACCGTGAGGGAGACAACCCAGAGCTGGGTTAAGGTCCCCAAGTGCGGACTAAGTGCGATCGAAGGTGGTCCCGAGCCCTAAACAGCCGGGAGGTGAGCTTAGAAGCAGCTACCCTCTAAGAAAAGCGTAACAGCTTACCGGCCGAGGTTCGGGGCGCCCAAAATGATCGGGGCTCAAGTCCGCCACCGAGACCTAGCGGCGCCCGTCACAGGGCGATCCAGTAGACTGGCACTCCATTTGGGTGGAAGCTCGAACGAGAGTTCGCGTGGACCGAATGGTGACGAAAATCCTGGCCATAGTAGCAGCGTTAGTCGGGTTAGACCCCCGACGGCCTTACGAGCAAGGGTTCCTCAGCAATGTTGAACAGCTGAGGGTTAGTCGATCCTAAGTCTCGTCGTAATTCGAGCGAGACAAACGGGAAACTGGTTAATATTCCAGTACCTCACTACAGTGAAACCGACGCCTCGGGGTAGGCTGAGTCGGGCACTCGCCCGGTCGAACCGTCAAAATCCGTGGAAGCCGTAACGGCACGAAGCGGACGAACGGCGGGACAGCGCAAGTCAGTCCAACCTGGGGCCCGTGAAAAGGGAGTAGTGAGTTCGTACCAAGATCCGACACAGGTGCTCTGGCAGCGAAAGCCAAGGTCTGTCGGGAGCAACCGACGTTAGGGAATTCGGCAAGTTAGTCCCGTAAGTTCGCGATAAGGGATGCCTGCCCCAGATCGGGGCAGGTCGCAGTGACTCGGACGCTCCGACTGTCTAGTAACAACATAGGTGACCGCAAATCCGTAAGGACTCGTACGGTCACTGAATCCTGCCCAGTGCGGGTATCTGAACACCGGGTACAACCGGGCGAAGGACCCGTTAACGGCGGGGGTAACTATGACCCTCTTAAGGTAGCGTAGTACCTTGCCGCTTCAGTAGCGGCTTGCATGAATGGATCAACGAGAGCGTCACTGTCCCAACGTTGGGCCCGGTGAACTGTACGTTCCAGTGCGGAGTCTGGAGACCCCCAAGGGGAAGCGAAGACCCTATAGAGCTTTACTGCAGGCTGTCGCTGAGACACGGTCGCTGATGTGCAGCATAGGTAGGAGCCACTACACAGGTACCCGCGCCAGCGGGCCACCGAGGCAACATTGAAATACTACCCGTCAGTGACTGTGACTCTCACTCCGGGAGGAGGACACCGGTAGCCGGGCAGTTTGACTGGGGCGGTACACGCTCGAAAAGATATCGAGCGTGCCCCAAGATTCTCTCATCCGGGTCGGGAACCCGGAACAGAGCGCAAGAGCAAAAGAGAGTCTGACAGTGTCCTGCACAACAAGGGACGCTGACGCGAAAGCGTGGTCTAGCGAACCTATCAGCCTGCTTGATGCGGGCGATAGATGACAGAAAAGCTACCTTAGGGATAACAGAGTCGTCACCCGCAAGAGCACATATCGACCGGGTGGCTTGCTACCTCGATGTCGGTTCCCTCCATCCTGCCCGTGCAGAAGCGGGCAAGGGTGAGGTTGTTCGCCTATTAAAGGAGGTCGTGAGCTGGGTTTAGACCGTCGTGAGACAGGTCGGCTGCTATCTATTGGGGTGTCATGGTATCTGACGGGAACGATCGTATAGTACGAGAGGAACTACGATTGGTCACCACTGGTGTACCGGTCGTCCGAGAGGGCGCGTGCCGGGCAGCCACGTGACACGGGGTAAGAGCTGAACGCATCTAAGCTCGAAACCCACCTGGAAAAGAGATACCGCCGAGATCACTCGTAGAAGACGAGTTCGATAGGCTCGGGATGTACGCGCCGAGGCAACGAGGCGTTCAGTCTGCGAGTACTAACCGATCGACGCCACACACTCATGCACTGTACTCGAGAAATCGAGTCCAGGCGCTAACTGGATTGCACGAACACACGGTCGTCAGTACATCGGACTACCGACGTTGGACACTGTTCGCGGTTCGATTCCGCGAGTCGGCGTTAAGGCGGCCATAGCGGCGGGGTTGACACCCGTACCCATCCCGAACACGGAAGTTAAGCCCGCCTGCGTTCCAGTGAGTACTGGAGTGGGCGACCCTCTGGGAAAGCCGGTTCGCCGCCTCCCATTCATACCACTATTCACCCCACGACCAGCGCACGCGCTGGCCGTGGGGTTTTTGTATTTTATGCGATAGCACTCGCGAGCGGCGGCGCTTCGACTGGCTCGCCGCACGCGGTCGAGCGACCTCGACGATTCAAACTGCAGAAGGGAGCATCTGGCGAGTGGCCAGGGTCACCGGGTGTCGTCTCGCGGCCGGTCGGGGTCGCGCCCGAACAGGAACGCCGCGAACGCGACGGGCGAGAGCAGTCCGAGCAGGCCGCTCGCGCCGACCGCCGCGGTCCACGCGTCGAGTTCGAACCCCGACTCGCCACCCGATTCGCCGCCGCCGACCTCGGCGTCGCCGACGACGAGTGCGCCCTTCATCCCCATCGACTCGTGGGGGACGCAGACGTACCTGAACACGCCCTCCTCCTCGGCGGTGTACTCGAAGGTGTGGCCCTCGTCGCCGACCGTCTCGCTCTCGAACGCGCCGCCCTCGTCGACGACGTTGTGCTGGCCGCCGTCGCCGGTCCACTCCCAGACGACCGTGGTCCCGGGGTCGATTCTGACCGCCGCGGGGCCGAAGGCGAACCCGCCGCCGTTGCCCTGCGCGCCGACCTCGATGGTGACCTCGTCCTCGCCGGTGTGGTCCTCGACGCCGTCGTAGTTCTCGACGCCCTCGAACCACGAGTCGAGGCCGTCGTCCGACTGGGCGGCCGCGGGCGCGCTCGCGAGCGCGCCCGCGGCCGCCGTGGCGGTCGTTGCCGCGGTCCCCTTCAGGAACGTCCGTCTCGTGGTGGATTTCGTCATCGGAATCACGCCTCGTAGCCCGCGTACTCCATCAGCTGTGCGAAGATGTCGGTGTCCATCACCGACTCGTAGACGATGCCTCCGAGCATCCCGCCGGGGTAGCTCCGGCCGTTCATGACGTGGTTGACCTTGTGGCAGTGCATCAGGTAGATGCCGGGGTCGGCGTCGGCCGTGAACTCGATGGTGTGGCGCTCGGCGGGTGCGATGTTCGTGATGTCCTCGTCGTGACGGGCCGCCTCGGGGATGGTCCCGCCGTCCTTCTCGACGAGCTGGAACCGGTGGTTGTGGATGTGCATCGGGTGGGACATGTACCCGCCGTTGACGAGGTGGAGCCGGACGGTCTCGCCCTCCTTGACGATGATGGGCGACCCCTGCTCGGGGTGGAGCGTCCGGGGCGCGCTCTTGCCGTTGACCGTGAACACGTCGGGCTGGCGCTCGCGGGGGTTGTAGTTTACGTCCTCGCCCGCCATCTGTCGGGGGAGCCGCGAGTCCCAGTCCTTGAACGTTAGGAAGTGCTCCTTGTCGGCCTCCTCGTAGTCCTTCGGGTCGACGCGGAAGATGCCGTACATCCCCATGTCGATGTGGCGCTGGGTCTGGAAGTGGCAGTGGTAGACGTGGGTTCCCGGGACGTTGGCTGGAATCTCGTAGGTGTGTTCCTCACCGGCGTCGACCGTGATGCCGGTCGTCGTCGGCACGCCGTCGTTCTCCCAGGTCTTGCTGGCGCCGTGGAAGTGGATGGTGTGTGCGCGCTGGCCCTCGGTGTTGTCGAGGGTGACCTCCATGTCCTCGCCCTCCGTGGTCCGGAGGATGGGACCGGGAACGCTGGGGTCGCGGTCGTCGGCCTGGAACGCCCACACCTGCGGGAACGCTATCGGTCCGCCCATCGACTCACCGGGGTGGACGTCGTGGCGCGCGGGTTGGGTCTTCATCGTCACCTGACCGCCCTGTTCGTCCACGTTCACGATCTCCGGCGGACTCGTGGTCGGCAGCGAGTCGTCGCTCTGCATCGCCTCCTGTCGCGTGGTCCGGGTCCGTTGGTCGCTGGCACTCGGGGCGGTGCACCCCGCCGTGGCGGCGAGCCCACCCGCGCCGGTCGCTTTCAGGAAGTCGCGTCGAGACGGTCCGTTTCCGGGTGCGCCGATGTCGGTCATGATACAGTTGAAGATAGACATCCCGTATGTAAATCGGGGGACGCTGATTCCCGAGAACTGAAAATCGCGACCCCGAGTCGAACGAATTATGTATCGGCTGGCGATACTCCCAGTAGATGGTACGAGACCCGGCGGGAGCGCAGGATCAACCGAACCTGCAGGAGGTCCTCGACGCGCTCGACGACCCGGACTGCCGGGCCATCGTCAAACACCTCGACGAACCGATGACAGCCAGCGAACTCTCGGACACCGCCGACATCCCGCTCTCGACGGTCTATCGGAAGCTCGAACTCCTCAGCGAGGCGTCGCTGTTGCGGGAACTCACCGAGGTTCGGAGCGACGGCCACCACACCACCCGCTACGACCGGGACTTCGACGAGGTGACGCTAGCGATAACCGAGAACCGCGAGTTCGACGTCACCGTCGCGCGGCCCGCCCGGTCGGCCGAAGAACAGCTCGCGAACATGTGGTCGGAGGTGCGAAAACAGACATGACTCACGACGTTACCACCCTCGTCGTCGCCCTGAAGACAGTCACCCTCCTGCTCGGAGGGTTGATAACCTACTTCGCGTACAAGGCCTACCGCCAGACGGGATCTCCCGCGCTCCGAGCGCTCGCGCTCGGGTTCGCGTTCGTCACGCTCGGCGCGTTCCTCGCGGGCGTCGCCGACCAGGGGATCGGTCTCGACCGCTCGCTCGTGCTGGTCATCGAGAGCGGTCTGGCCGCGCTCGGGTTCGCGGTCATCACCTACTCGCTGTACGTGGACTGACTCGCTTCTCACGGTTCCTCCTCACACCGGCGCTCCGCTCG
Encoded here:
- a CDS encoding DUF7521 family protein, yielding MTHDVTTLVVALKTVTLLLGGLITYFAYKAYRQTGSPALRALALGFAFVTLGAFLAGVADQGIGLDRSLVLVIESGLAALGFAVITYSLYVD
- a CDS encoding multicopper oxidase domain-containing protein, which encodes MTDIGAPGNGPSRRDFLKATGAGGLAATAGCTAPSASDQRTRTTRQEAMQSDDSLPTTSPPEIVNVDEQGGQVTMKTQPARHDVHPGESMGGPIAFPQVWAFQADDRDPSVPGPILRTTEGEDMEVTLDNTEGQRAHTIHFHGASKTWENDGVPTTTGITVDAGEEHTYEIPANVPGTHVYHCHFQTQRHIDMGMYGIFRVDPKDYEEADKEHFLTFKDWDSRLPRQMAGEDVNYNPRERQPDVFTVNGKSAPRTLHPEQGSPIIVKEGETVRLHLVNGGYMSHPMHIHNHRFQLVEKDGGTIPEAARHDEDITNIAPAERHTIEFTADADPGIYLMHCHKVNHVMNGRSYPGGMLGGIVYESVMDTDIFAQLMEYAGYEA
- a CDS encoding winged helix-turn-helix domain-containing protein encodes the protein MVRDPAGAQDQPNLQEVLDALDDPDCRAIVKHLDEPMTASELSDTADIPLSTVYRKLELLSEASLLRELTEVRSDGHHTTRYDRDFDEVTLAITENREFDVTVARPARSAEEQLANMWSEVRKQT